One genomic window of Paenisporosarcina antarctica includes the following:
- a CDS encoding serine hydrolase produces MEYPIGVVRYSKDIDEVFKSASVIKLPIFLYGFHHAKDIDELVEVLPEDIVDGSGVLQTLVTQSRWFSVRDLQALMVVVSDNTATNLLIERYGIKRLNRYFQHIGMTKSVLGRGMRDQLAISEGRDNFVCGRDMVACLRKIASSYAFHDMLNILEKQQFKDKVPAGAKNEQIVFFNKSGELKGIEHDVGFFVYKGQIGLYCGLTEGSNHLGKALLQEFGHKFNEL; encoded by the coding sequence ATGGAGTATCCAATAGGAGTTGTTCGTTATTCTAAAGACATTGACGAAGTATTCAAATCGGCAAGTGTAATAAAGCTCCCCATCTTTCTGTATGGCTTCCATCATGCAAAAGATATAGATGAACTCGTGGAGGTTTTACCTGAAGACATTGTCGATGGGTCAGGGGTTTTGCAAACACTTGTCACACAATCAAGATGGTTTTCAGTTCGTGATTTACAGGCATTAATGGTAGTTGTATCTGATAATACAGCGACTAATTTACTCATTGAACGCTATGGAATTAAACGTTTAAACCGTTATTTCCAGCATATTGGCATGACAAAATCGGTATTGGGACGGGGAATGAGAGATCAACTTGCGATTTCAGAAGGTCGAGATAATTTTGTATGCGGCCGCGACATGGTGGCTTGCTTACGAAAAATAGCGAGTTCCTACGCTTTTCATGACATGTTAAACATCCTTGAAAAACAGCAATTTAAGGACAAAGTTCCAGCTGGTGCTAAAAATGAACAAATTGTTTTCTTTAATAAATCTGGGGAGTTAAAAGGTATTGAACACGATGTTGGATTCTTTGTTTATAAAGGCCAAATTGGGTTATATTGCGGGTTAACTGAAGGAAGTAATCATTTAGGGAAGGCGTTATTACAAGAATTCGGGCATAAATTTAATGAATTATAA